The Arachis hypogaea cultivar Tifrunner chromosome 19, arahy.Tifrunner.gnm2.J5K5, whole genome shotgun sequence genome has a window encoding:
- the LOC112752002 gene encoding riboflavin biosynthesis protein PYRD, chloroplastic, whose product MQAQLFSLPHCTLRVPRFLNNASPPNFATFQQPHHSSKLSFNVGLNHLFQKSIFLSQSVPGLMSSYDGYVGVVAQCGISNGESDVGDCDDGFYIRRCVQLARKAIGFTSPNPMVGCVIVKDGKIVGQGFHPKAGQPHAEVFALRDAGDLAENATAYVSLEPCNHFGKTPPCTEALIKAKVKKVVVGMVDPNPLVESKGLARLRDAGIEVVVGVEEELCKSLNEAFVHRMLTGKPLLTLRYSLSVNGNFLDLLGDEVTECGGYYSRLLQEYDAVILSSSLFSGNISIPSSQEPGANQPIRIVIHKDSSSSNEIPLAVNEVTDKVIVFTDNGTATAPELAKKGIETVILDQINLDVILDYCNQQGMCSVLLDLRGNSSEFEELVKEGIQKKNICKFVTEILPIWNRGSEIDPLIPVKRLDQGIQVENLKSKCSDQNVIIEGHFKF is encoded by the exons CTTTTCACTCCCACACTGCACTCTACGTGTCCCCAGATTCCTAAACAATGCATCTCCCCCAAATTTTGCAACTTTTCAACAACCCCATCACTCCTCCAAGCTCAGTTTCAATGTGGGTCTCAATCATttgtttcaaaaatcaatttttttgagtCAAAGCGTACCTGGTTTGATGAGTAGCTATGATGGTTATGTGGGTGTAGTAGCACAGTGTGGTATCTCTAATGGAGAAAGTGATGTTGGCGATTGTGATGATGGGTTTTACATAAGAAGGTGTGTTCAGCTTGCAAGAAAAGCTATTGGCTTCACAAGCCCCAATCCAATGGTGGGGTGTGTTATTGTGAAGGATGGGAAAATTGTTGGTCAAGGGTTCCACCCTAAAGCAGGTCAACCGCATGCTGAG GTGTTTGCCTTGAGAGATGCTGGAGATTTGGCAGAGAATGCCACGGCCTATGTGAGCTTAGAACCCTGTAATCATTTCGGAAAGACTCCACCTTGCACTGAAGCTTTAATCAAAGCCAAAGTGAAAAAAGTGGTGGTTGGGATGGTGGATCCAAATCCCCTTGTGGAATCCAAAGGGTTGGCTAGATTGAGAGATGCAGGTATTGAAGTTGTTGTTGGTGTAGAGGAAGAGTTATGCAAGAGCCTTAACGAGGCCTTTGTTCATCGCATGTTGACCGGAAAACCTCTCCTTACATTGAG ATATTCTCTTTCTGTCAATGGGAATTTTTTGGACTTACTTGGGGATGAAGTTACAGAATGTGGTGGATACTATTCACGTTTATTACAAGAATATGATGCAGTGATACTTTCCTCTTCCTTATTCAGTGGGAACATATCAATACCTTCATCTCAAGAACCTGGAGCAAATCAGCCGATCCGGATTGTAATACATAAGGATTCTAGTTCTTCAAACGAAATTCCGCTTGCTGTCAATGAAGTTACTGATAAAGTGATAGTTTTTACAGATAACGGAACAGCAACCGCTCCAGAACTGGCGAAAAAAGGAATCGAAACCGTCATTTTGGATCAGATAAATCTAGATGTGATTCTGGACTATTGTAATCAACAAGGGATGTGCAGTGTTCTGTTAGATTTGAGGGGGAATTCCAGTGAGTTTGAAGAGCTTGTTAAGGAGGGAATTCAGAAgaaaaatatttgtaaatttgTGACAGAAATTTTGCCTATTTGGAATAGAGGTAGTGAGATAGATCCTCTAATACCGGTAAAAAGGTTAGATCAAGGAATCCAAGTGGAAAATTTAAAGTCCAAGTGTTCAGATCAAAATGTTATAATTGAaggacattttaaattttaa